In Methanonatronarchaeum sp. AMET-Sl, one genomic interval encodes:
- a CDS encoding GNAT family N-acetyltransferase: MTNNKNRRIKIREAVPNDAEETAPLILNAFDTERELLGKNHEERIKTLKKLFKKTKNRVTYQDTYIAEINNETAGVLISFQGDKLSQKNRYTFLHLILTKNPIQLIRTIYIYLKQISQMASFEETKKDEMYIACLSVHPKHRRKGIAEKLLKHHEKTAKQKGYKKSSLCVHGKNHPAINLYHKKGYKEKNKIQADGIKIIKMTKNIKNQ; encoded by the coding sequence ATGACAAACAATAAAAACCGTAGAATAAAGATTCGTGAAGCTGTCCCTAACGATGCTGAAGAAACAGCTCCCTTAATTCTTAATGCATTCGATACCGAAAGAGAGTTATTAGGAAAAAACCATGAAGAACGTATTAAAACACTAAAAAAATTATTTAAAAAAACCAAAAACCGCGTAACATACCAAGATACCTATATTGCTGAAATAAACAATGAAACAGCAGGTGTCTTAATCTCATTCCAAGGAGATAAACTATCTCAAAAAAACCGATACACATTCCTACATCTCATATTAACAAAAAACCCAATCCAATTAATCCGAACAATCTACATATACCTCAAACAGATAAGCCAAATGGCCTCCTTCGAAGAAACAAAAAAAGACGAAATGTATATAGCCTGCCTATCAGTCCACCCAAAACACAGAAGAAAAGGAATTGCAGAAAAACTACTAAAACACCACGAAAAAACAGCAAAACAAAAAGGATACAAAAAATCCAGCCTATGCGTACACGGAAAAAACCATCCAGCAATAAACCTATACCACAAAAAAGGATACAAAGAGAAAAACAAAATCCAAGCAGATGGAATAAAAATAATCAAAATGACAAAAAACATAAAAAACCAATAA
- a CDS encoding 50S ribosomal protein L44e, producing the protein MKMPRRIRTHCPFCNSHEEHEIEKVRKGKPSEMKWGQRQFRRVTSGYRGYPRPLPVGDKPTKKVDLRYRCTECNKSHTREGFRTSRLELEG; encoded by the coding sequence ATGAAGATGCCTAGAAGGATTAGAACTCACTGCCCGTTCTGCAACAGCCATGAAGAACATGAAATCGAAAAAGTAAGGAAAGGAAAACCAAGCGAGATGAAGTGGGGGCAAAGACAGTTCAGAAGAGTAACAAGTGGATACCGAGGATATCCAAGACCACTACCAGTCGGAGATAAACCAACCAAAAAAGTCGACCTCCGATACCGATGCACGGAATGCAACAAATCCCATACAAGAGAAGGATTCCGTACATCCAGACTTGAACTAGAGGGATAA
- a CDS encoding transcription factor S, which produces MEFCSECGSMMMPDDGLFKCRSCDVVMEIKEDYKYTENQEDNEIPVIEDGNSNVLPTVEEKCPECGHNKAGWWLRQLRSADESETRFFRCLECQFTWREYD; this is translated from the coding sequence ATGGAGTTTTGTTCAGAATGCGGAAGCATGATGATGCCCGATGATGGGTTATTCAAATGTAGAAGTTGCGATGTAGTTATGGAGATAAAAGAAGACTATAAATACACTGAGAACCAAGAAGACAACGAAATACCGGTGATTGAAGACGGAAACTCAAACGTACTGCCAACAGTTGAAGAAAAATGTCCAGAATGTGGACACAACAAAGCCGGTTGGTGGCTAAGACAACTAAGAAGTGCCGACGAATCAGAAACACGGTTCTTCAGGTGTTTAGAGTGTCAATTCACATGGAGAGAATACGACTAA
- a CDS encoding NUDIX hydrolase, whose translation MIKCICDGKHRVPALAVDIIIVNSKNLVLIKRASDPYKGMWALPGGFIKEGETLEEAAQREALEETNLKVDIKKTIDVYSDPKRDPRGHVFSITVAGITRGTPKPDTDAKEARWFNINDLPKLAFDHQEIINDYLNKERRN comes from the coding sequence TTGATTAAATGTATATGCGATGGCAAACACAGGGTTCCAGCCCTCGCAGTAGACATAATCATAGTTAACTCAAAAAACTTAGTTCTAATCAAGAGAGCTAGTGACCCATATAAAGGAATGTGGGCTCTTCCAGGTGGATTCATAAAAGAAGGAGAAACACTGGAAGAAGCAGCACAACGAGAAGCATTAGAAGAAACAAACCTCAAGGTAGACATAAAAAAAACCATCGATGTATATTCAGACCCCAAACGAGACCCCAGAGGCCATGTATTCTCAATAACGGTAGCGGGAATAACCAGAGGGACACCAAAACCTGATACCGACGCCAAGGAAGCAAGATGGTTCAACATCAACGACCTACCTAAACTAGCTTTCGATCACCAAGAAATAATAAATGATTATTTAAACAAGGAGCGGAGGAATTAA
- a CDS encoding proteasome assembly chaperone family protein, producing MQTHINYLNEINLNNPILIEGLPGVGHIGKLAAEHLVDELEAEKTAEIFSPYLPPQVIVQDDGIARLVRIEIYTAELENNKNDVILVVGDHQSVENTGHFEITEKILDIATENNVQTIYTIGGLATGEMSDTPEIYGAVNEHYPKQKLEEKGVKFEQGKPKGGIIGASGLLLGLGNQKEIPATCLMGETSGYIVDPASAQKVLRILSEMLEIEIDTKKLEERAEEMEEVVSKLKQRYQEEQQQPQPTGDDLRYIG from the coding sequence ATGCAGACACATATAAACTACCTAAACGAAATCAACCTAAACAACCCAATACTAATCGAAGGATTACCAGGAGTCGGACACATCGGAAAACTCGCAGCAGAACACCTAGTAGACGAATTAGAAGCAGAAAAAACAGCAGAAATATTCTCACCCTACCTACCACCCCAAGTAATAGTACAAGACGACGGAATCGCCCGACTCGTCCGAATCGAAATATACACCGCAGAACTCGAAAACAACAAAAACGACGTAATACTAGTAGTAGGAGACCACCAAAGCGTAGAAAACACCGGACACTTCGAAATAACAGAAAAAATACTAGACATAGCAACAGAAAACAACGTCCAAACAATATACACAATAGGAGGACTCGCCACAGGCGAAATGTCCGACACACCAGAAATATACGGCGCAGTAAACGAACACTACCCAAAACAAAAACTAGAAGAAAAAGGCGTCAAATTCGAACAAGGAAAACCAAAAGGCGGAATAATAGGCGCATCAGGACTCCTACTAGGACTAGGAAACCAAAAAGAAATACCAGCAACATGCCTAATGGGAGAAACAAGCGGATACATCGTAGACCCAGCAAGCGCCCAAAAAGTACTACGAATACTCTCCGAAATGCTCGAAATCGAAATAGACACAAAAAAACTCGAAGAAAGAGCAGAAGAAATGGAAGAAGTAGTCTCAAAACTAAAACAAAGATACCAAGAAGAACAACAACAACCACAACCAACAGGCGACGACCTACGATACATCGGATAA
- a CDS encoding translation initiation factor IF-2 subunit alpha: MTNNQNDYPEVGELVVCRVSNVVDFGAFVELEEYGNKEGLIHISELASGWIKHIKDHVQEEQKVVCKVLEVNPKKQQINLSLKDVNEHQKRQKIQDWKNEQKAERWIEFVAEKTDSDKEKIKQKITNKTIDDYGGLMYPVFEEVALEGTTPLTKRGIDQELAETFEEIAKENVEIPYVDITGYLELKARNSNGVEKIKKSLKEGNKIEKDNAKIKISYIGAPYYRVKINAPDYKTAETILEEVTNKVLKKIEEQGGEGKFHREIEEAE; the protein is encoded by the coding sequence TTGACTAACAACCAAAACGATTACCCAGAAGTAGGCGAACTCGTCGTATGCCGAGTATCCAACGTCGTAGACTTCGGAGCATTCGTAGAACTAGAAGAATACGGCAATAAAGAAGGATTAATACACATATCAGAACTCGCCTCCGGCTGGATAAAACACATAAAAGACCACGTACAAGAAGAACAAAAAGTAGTCTGCAAAGTACTCGAAGTAAACCCCAAAAAACAACAAATAAACCTCTCACTCAAAGATGTCAACGAACACCAAAAAAGACAGAAAATACAAGACTGGAAAAACGAACAAAAAGCAGAAAGATGGATCGAGTTCGTAGCAGAAAAAACAGATTCAGATAAAGAAAAAATAAAACAAAAAATAACAAACAAAACAATCGACGACTACGGAGGCCTAATGTACCCAGTGTTCGAAGAAGTAGCACTAGAAGGCACAACCCCATTAACAAAAAGGGGAATAGACCAAGAATTAGCAGAAACCTTCGAAGAAATAGCAAAAGAAAACGTCGAAATACCATACGTCGACATAACCGGATATCTAGAACTAAAAGCCAGAAACTCAAACGGCGTAGAAAAAATCAAAAAATCACTCAAAGAAGGAAACAAAATAGAAAAAGACAACGCAAAAATAAAAATAAGCTACATAGGCGCTCCATACTACCGAGTAAAAATAAACGCACCAGACTACAAAACAGCAGAAACAATACTCGAAGAAGTAACAAACAAAGTACTCAAAAAAATAGAAGAACAAGGCGGAGAAGGCAAATTCCATAGAGAAATAGAGGAGGCAGAATAA
- the priS gene encoding DNA primase catalytic subunit PriS has protein sequence MRLRTKKFLKESFQKYYSNPDLHLPPKPKQREWGFIHIDEGYPEKITMKRHRAFNNQQGLKEYLKSMAPAHTYYSSAYYKTPNAKTMDEKQWTGADLIFDLDADYIASSKLTYKEMLHEVKKEADKLINTYLTKDLGFNPQKIQLVFSGGRGYHIHVYDKSIKKLGSAERREIIDYISGKGLSPIKERSDKQNEEIIEYLELKNLGNNWDQRITTWIYQELPKKLESTTKEKGIEFLKQLDGVGEKKAKRLHKFFTHPERVKRANKTRNLNMVRGVKKDIWSQIIDMATDKYGINADEPVTSDIKRLIRLPGSLHGGTGLQVKPIKINEIKDFHPLKDAVVFEDNPVKIKTKKDYEITIKNTEITLTKHTIKEIPEYAAVFLAAKGIVEVEGW, from the coding sequence ATGAGGCTTAGAACAAAAAAATTCCTCAAAGAAAGCTTCCAAAAATATTACTCCAACCCCGACCTACATCTCCCTCCAAAACCAAAACAACGTGAATGGGGATTCATACACATAGACGAAGGATATCCAGAAAAAATCACAATGAAAAGACATAGAGCATTCAACAACCAACAAGGCCTCAAAGAATATCTAAAGTCAATGGCTCCAGCACACACATACTATTCCTCAGCATATTACAAAACACCAAACGCAAAAACAATGGACGAAAAACAATGGACAGGAGCCGACCTCATATTCGATTTAGATGCAGACTACATAGCCAGCTCCAAACTAACATACAAAGAAATGTTACATGAAGTCAAAAAAGAAGCCGACAAACTGATAAACACATATCTAACCAAAGACCTTGGCTTCAACCCCCAAAAAATCCAACTAGTTTTTTCAGGCGGCCGAGGCTACCACATACACGTATACGACAAATCAATAAAGAAATTAGGCAGTGCAGAAAGAAGAGAAATAATAGATTACATATCTGGAAAAGGCCTTTCACCAATAAAAGAAAGAAGCGATAAACAAAACGAAGAAATAATCGAATACCTAGAACTCAAAAACCTCGGAAACAACTGGGATCAAAGAATAACCACATGGATATACCAAGAACTACCAAAAAAACTAGAATCAACAACCAAAGAAAAAGGAATAGAGTTCCTAAAACAACTAGATGGCGTTGGAGAAAAAAAGGCCAAAAGACTACATAAATTCTTCACACACCCAGAAAGAGTCAAAAGAGCAAATAAAACAAGAAACCTAAACATGGTTCGTGGTGTTAAAAAAGACATATGGAGCCAGATAATAGATATGGCAACCGATAAATATGGTATAAACGCCGACGAACCTGTAACAAGCGACATAAAACGATTAATACGACTACCTGGATCACTACACGGAGGAACAGGCCTACAAGTAAAACCAATAAAAATAAACGAAATAAAAGATTTCCATCCACTAAAAGACGCAGTAGTATTCGAAGACAACCCAGTTAAAATAAAAACAAAAAAAGACTACGAAATAACAATAAAAAACACCGAAATCACATTAACCAAACATACCATTAAAGAAATCCCAGAATACGCAGCAGTCTTCCTAGCAGCCAAAGGAATAGTAGAGGTGGAAGGATGGTAG
- a CDS encoding type II glyceraldehyde-3-phosphate dehydrogenase: protein MNCKVGINGFGTIGKRIADAVALQDDMEVVGVSKTSPNYESKLALDRGYPLYCAVSERLPNFREKGMDVKGGLEELIEQSDIIVDCTPGGVGAKNSELYQEMDVKAIYQGGEDHEVAGFSFNSLVNYIDAYGRDETRVVSCNTTALCRTLYPIKREFGIDKVRATMIRRGGDPKQDERGPINAIKPKMKVPSHHGPDVMTVIPDLDIDTTAVKVPTTIMHFHSINVELSETDVKPNDIIEVLEETPRVTFVDEDIGVKSTAQIIELARDAGRPRNDVWEIPVWRDSVVIKDNELYYFQAVHQESDVVPENIDAIRAMMELEKDSTKSIEKTDKTLNLNQML, encoded by the coding sequence ATGAATTGTAAAGTTGGAATAAATGGTTTTGGAACTATTGGTAAGAGAATTGCAGATGCTGTAGCCCTTCAAGATGATATGGAGGTTGTTGGTGTTTCGAAGACTTCTCCTAACTATGAAAGTAAGTTGGCGTTGGATCGTGGTTATCCTCTTTATTGTGCGGTTTCTGAGAGGTTGCCTAATTTTAGGGAGAAGGGTATGGATGTCAAGGGCGGTTTAGAGGAATTAATAGAACAATCTGATATAATTGTTGATTGTACACCTGGTGGTGTTGGAGCTAAAAACAGTGAGTTATATCAAGAAATGGATGTTAAAGCGATATACCAGGGTGGAGAAGACCATGAGGTAGCTGGTTTTTCATTCAATTCATTGGTGAATTATATAGATGCATATGGACGAGATGAAACACGTGTTGTTTCTTGTAACACGACGGCTTTATGCAGAACACTCTACCCAATAAAAAGAGAGTTTGGTATAGATAAGGTAAGAGCGACAATGATACGTCGTGGCGGCGATCCAAAACAGGATGAACGTGGACCAATAAACGCTATCAAACCAAAAATGAAAGTACCTAGCCACCATGGCCCAGATGTAATGACAGTTATACCAGATCTAGATATAGACACAACGGCTGTTAAAGTTCCTACAACAATAATGCATTTCCATTCAATAAACGTTGAGTTATCCGAAACCGATGTAAAACCTAATGATATAATTGAGGTGTTAGAGGAAACACCTAGAGTTACTTTTGTGGATGAAGATATTGGTGTTAAGTCAACTGCCCAAATAATCGAGCTTGCCCGAGATGCAGGAAGACCTAGAAATGATGTATGGGAGATACCTGTCTGGCGTGACTCAGTAGTTATCAAAGACAATGAATTGTATTACTTCCAGGCTGTACACCAAGAATCCGATGTTGTACCTGAAAACATCGATGCAATAAGAGCAATGATGGAACTAGAGAAGGACTCAACTAAATCGATAGAAAAAACCGACAAAACACTAAACCTAAACCAAATGTTATAA
- a CDS encoding cysteine desulfurase, which produces MNDEFRSLFPLTSDVVYLDSAATSLTPTSVLEEMNDYYNKYCANIDRGVHHLSKLASHRYGDTHKKIGELIGCSGKEVVLTKNTTEAINQVAFGLDWSKNDHVITTVMEHHSNFVPWLRLREKGVKVDVIGIKNGQIDLNELKNKITSETRLIAICHASNVLGTINPVIEIGKICRENDILYLVDGAQSTPHLPIDVQKIGCDFYSFSGHKMLGPTGIGALYCKQKHQEKLKPLMVGGGNVSNVTKTGYTLKKGYHRLEAGTPNIAGAIGLTKAIQILNEIGLKNIRKHEEKLNKTLIDELRNLDGLNILNPDIDRTGVISFTIKGKDPHKIALQLDQKNIIVRSGNHCSQPLVEHYNYDKVIRTSHYIYNTQKEIKTLCKELKKLI; this is translated from the coding sequence ATGAATGATGAGTTTAGAAGTTTATTTCCATTGACGAGTGATGTGGTGTATCTGGATAGTGCTGCAACCAGTTTGACTCCAACCTCTGTTTTAGAGGAGATGAATGATTATTACAATAAATATTGTGCTAATATTGATCGTGGTGTGCATCATCTATCTAAATTGGCTTCACATCGATATGGAGATACGCATAAAAAGATTGGAGAATTGATTGGTTGTAGTGGCAAAGAGGTGGTTCTTACAAAAAACACAACTGAAGCGATAAATCAGGTTGCGTTTGGATTAGATTGGAGTAAAAATGATCATGTTATAACGACAGTTATGGAGCATCATTCAAATTTTGTTCCTTGGTTACGGCTTAGGGAAAAAGGAGTTAAAGTTGACGTTATTGGCATTAAAAATGGCCAGATCGACCTAAATGAATTAAAAAATAAAATAACTTCAGAAACACGTTTGATAGCTATTTGTCATGCATCAAATGTGTTAGGCACCATAAATCCAGTGATAGAAATAGGTAAGATCTGTAGAGAAAACGATATATTATATTTGGTTGATGGAGCCCAATCAACCCCACACCTACCAATAGATGTACAAAAAATAGGCTGCGATTTCTATAGTTTTTCAGGCCACAAAATGTTAGGGCCAACAGGAATTGGAGCTTTATACTGTAAACAAAAACATCAAGAGAAACTCAAACCTTTAATGGTGGGTGGTGGAAATGTATCTAATGTCACAAAAACTGGATACACACTAAAAAAAGGTTACCATAGATTAGAGGCAGGTACACCGAACATAGCTGGCGCCATAGGACTAACAAAAGCAATCCAAATCCTCAACGAAATTGGACTTAAAAACATAAGAAAACATGAAGAAAAACTAAATAAAACATTGATTGACGAACTACGGAACTTAGATGGCTTAAATATACTAAACCCAGATATAGACAGAACAGGTGTAATATCATTCACAATAAAAGGAAAAGACCCTCACAAAATCGCTTTACAACTAGACCAAAAAAACATAATAGTAAGGTCCGGAAACCATTGCTCCCAACCATTAGTAGAACACTACAACTACGACAAAGTAATAAGAACCTCTCACTACATCTACAACACCCAAAAAGAAATAAAAACACTCTGCAAAGAACTAAAAAAACTCATCTAA
- a CDS encoding 30S ribosomal protein S27e, translating into MKTRSKFIKVKCKDCENQQVIFNKVSNDVECRICGRTLAIPTGGLAELKSKVVEEVD; encoded by the coding sequence ATGAAAACAAGAAGTAAATTTATAAAAGTAAAATGCAAAGACTGTGAAAACCAACAAGTAATCTTTAACAAAGTATCAAACGACGTAGAATGCAGAATCTGTGGCCGAACACTAGCCATACCCACCGGAGGACTTGCCGAACTAAAATCAAAGGTGGTAGAAGAGGTTGACTAA
- a CDS encoding uracil-DNA glycosylase encodes MQIKNCQKCQLSKNRTNIVTGQGPKNAEIMIIGEAPGKQEDKKGKPFVGKAGKILNQTLKNTGIQRKNTYITNIIKCRPPKNRDPKKKEMEACKQHLKKQIKQINPTYIICLGRIASQRITGQKITLKNKHGTFLRTKKEYGKKKTYITYHPAATIYNKNLKQTIQEDLKKFTQIQTLGK; translated from the coding sequence ATGCAGATAAAAAACTGCCAAAAATGCCAGCTATCCAAAAACAGAACAAACATAGTAACCGGCCAAGGCCCCAAAAACGCCGAAATAATGATCATAGGCGAAGCACCAGGAAAACAAGAAGACAAAAAAGGCAAACCATTCGTAGGCAAAGCAGGCAAAATACTAAACCAAACACTCAAAAACACAGGAATACAAAGAAAAAACACCTACATAACCAACATCATCAAATGCCGACCACCCAAAAACAGAGACCCCAAAAAAAAAGAAATGGAAGCCTGCAAACAACACCTAAAAAAACAAATCAAACAAATCAACCCCACATACATAATCTGCCTAGGAAGAATCGCCTCACAAAGAATAACAGGCCAAAAAATAACACTCAAAAACAAACACGGAACATTCCTAAGAACAAAAAAAGAATACGGAAAAAAGAAAACATACATAACATACCACCCAGCAGCAACAATATACAACAAAAACCTAAAACAAACAATCCAAGAAGACCTAAAAAAATTCACCCAAATACAAACACTAGGAAAATAA
- a CDS encoding DNA primase large subunit PriL has translation MEERLAKYPFLPETQTYVREAGFDINELIENPAYTRERKYAVQRITNAIKNKQNNKTTEPHIEILSYPISRLIVSCINDHYLNNKIALHESKKFHHRMQKEKPETIKHIAQGLKINTTTQHKQNKTQYQIHFTDYLKHTKKINEKTWKLINQNIKNGKITLQKQELHRLLQEAIKNKILNELPLDVAKTICQKLKKQTQKIEKTLEKKKNQLSIDKNLPIKQKSFPPCIKTLIKRSNKGENLSHTDRFTLVSFLINIGMNTQEVLNVFKKSPDYNEEKTKYQINHIAGREKTKYTPPSCKTMKTYNICQEPEGICQKVSHPLGYYRWKIKKTQTNQNQTKNKK, from the coding sequence ATGGAGGAAAGGCTAGCAAAATACCCCTTCCTCCCTGAAACCCAAACCTACGTCAGGGAGGCTGGTTTCGACATAAACGAATTAATAGAAAACCCAGCCTACACCAGAGAACGCAAATACGCAGTACAGAGAATAACCAACGCAATCAAAAACAAACAAAACAACAAAACAACAGAACCACACATCGAAATACTTTCATACCCAATCTCCAGACTAATTGTAAGCTGCATAAACGACCACTACCTAAACAACAAAATAGCACTACACGAATCCAAAAAATTCCACCACAGAATGCAAAAAGAAAAACCAGAAACAATCAAACACATAGCCCAAGGACTAAAAATAAACACAACAACACAACACAAACAAAACAAAACACAATACCAAATACACTTCACCGACTACCTCAAACACACCAAAAAAATCAACGAAAAAACCTGGAAACTCATAAACCAAAACATAAAAAACGGAAAAATAACACTCCAAAAACAAGAACTACATAGACTACTACAAGAAGCAATCAAAAACAAAATACTAAACGAACTCCCCCTAGACGTAGCAAAAACAATATGCCAAAAACTCAAAAAACAAACCCAAAAAATCGAAAAAACACTAGAAAAAAAGAAAAACCAACTATCAATAGACAAAAACCTACCCATAAAACAAAAAAGCTTCCCACCCTGCATAAAAACCCTAATAAAACGATCCAACAAAGGCGAAAACCTATCCCACACAGATAGATTCACACTAGTATCATTCCTAATAAACATCGGAATGAATACACAAGAAGTACTAAACGTATTCAAAAAATCCCCAGACTACAACGAAGAAAAAACAAAATACCAAATAAACCACATCGCCGGAAGAGAAAAAACAAAATACACACCACCCTCATGCAAAACCATGAAAACCTACAACATCTGCCAAGAACCAGAAGGAATCTGTCAAAAAGTATCACACCCCCTAGGATACTACAGATGGAAAATAAAAAAAACCCAAACAAACCAAAACCAAACAAAAAACAAAAAATAA
- the pcn gene encoding proliferating cell nuclear antigen (pcna), with protein sequence MAFKASIKTGKLKESLDAVGRLVDEIKLNIEEDGLNSKAVDPANVAMSILTIPKKEFESYDHTEDMTIGIDLNRIDDILSLASSEDILELETDDGSMMKIKVSGFEYDISLIDPSTIRKEPNIPDLDLPAEIVLDGQRIQRAIKATEKISDYIVISTENDSLVITGEGDTDSVRIALNEEDLIKIESTEDARSLFSLDYLSDMSKSIQKAPEVTMNLGTDYPILFKFNITGSNIEYLLAPRIESE encoded by the coding sequence ATGGCATTTAAAGCAAGCATAAAAACAGGGAAACTTAAGGAATCACTTGATGCAGTCGGAAGACTAGTAGATGAAATAAAACTGAACATTGAAGAAGATGGATTGAACTCAAAAGCAGTAGATCCAGCAAACGTCGCTATGTCTATCCTAACCATCCCAAAAAAAGAATTCGAGTCCTACGACCACACCGAAGACATGACAATAGGTATAGACCTAAACAGAATAGACGATATCCTATCACTCGCTTCAAGCGAAGACATACTAGAACTAGAGACCGATGACGGCTCAATGATGAAAATAAAAGTATCCGGGTTCGAATACGACATCTCATTAATAGACCCCTCAACAATAAGAAAAGAACCAAACATACCTGACCTCGACCTCCCAGCAGAGATAGTACTAGACGGCCAGAGAATACAACGAGCAATCAAAGCAACCGAAAAAATAAGCGACTACATAGTAATCTCAACAGAAAACGACTCATTAGTAATAACAGGAGAAGGAGACACAGACAGCGTTCGAATAGCACTAAACGAAGAAGACCTAATAAAAATCGAGTCAACAGAAGACGCAAGATCACTCTTCAGCCTAGACTACCTATCAGATATGAGCAAATCAATACAAAAAGCCCCAGAAGTAACAATGAACCTAGGAACCGACTATCCAATACTATTCAAATTCAACATAACAGGAAGCAACATCGAATACCTACTTGCCCCAAGAATCGAGTCCGAGTAA